The Oncorhynchus kisutch isolate 150728-3 linkage group LG14, Okis_V2, whole genome shotgun sequence genomic sequence tgaggttggatggagagcatttgtgaacagcagttttcagttctttccacagattctcgattggattcaggtctggactttgacatgGCCATTCTaatacctggatatgtttatttttgaaccattccattgtagattttgctctATGTTTTGGatcataaataaaaataaataaaaaataaataatgttttggatcattgtcttgttggaagacaaatctccgtcccagtctcaggtcttttgcagactccatctggttttcttccagaatggtcctgtatttgtctccatccatcttcccatcaatttgaaccatcttccctgtccctgctgaagaaaagcaggcccaaaccatgatgctgccaccaccatgtttgacagtggggatggtgtgttcagggtgatgagctgtgttgcttttacgccaagcataacgttttgcattgttgccaaaaagttccattttggtttcatctgaccagagcaccttcttccacatgtttggtgtgtctcccaggtggcttgtggcaaactttaaacaacaccttttatggatatctttaagaaatggctttcttcttgccactcttccataaaggccagatttgtgcaatatacgactgattgttgtcctatggacagagtctcccacctcagctgtagatctctgcagttcatccagagtgatcatgggcctcttggctgcatctctgatcagtcttctccttgtatgagctgaaagtttagagggacggccaggtcttggtagatttgcagtggtctgatactccttccatttcaatattatagcttgcacagtgctccttgggatgtttaaagcttgggaaatctttttgtatccaaatccggctttaaacttcttcacaactgtatctcggacctgcctggtgtgttccttgttcttcatgatgctctctgcgcttttaacggacctctgagactatcacagtgcaggtgcatttatacggagacttgattacacacaggtggattgtatttatcatcattagtcatttaggtcaacattggatcattcagagatcctcactgaacttctggagagagtttgctgcactgaaagtaaaggggctgaataattttgcatgcccaatttttcagtttttgatttgttaaaaaagtttgaaatatccaataaatgtcgttccacttcatgattgtgtccaacttgttgttgattcttcacaaaaaaatacagttttatatctttatgtttgatgcctgaaatgtggcaaaaggtcgcaaagttcaaggggtccgaatactttcgcaaggcactgtagtcagGTCCAAAATGTATAAACTATGcctagccaaaaacctggttgcttcTGCCAGGTGTCTGAAACTTGATCACAAGTGGATCTTCTAGCAAGACAATAAACCGAAGCACACATCAAACTCCTCAaggaaatggttaattgaccacaaaatctgCTTTTTgaaatggccatctcagtctccggattcctgtatggaggaatggtctatgatccctcccaatgtgttctccaatctcataaaacattttagaaaaaggctcagtgtgtcacaccctgaccatagtaagctgtttattctctgtgttggttggggcgtgatagtgacttgGGTGGGTCATCTAGATGAAATGTATTTCTATGGTGGCCTAATATGGTTCCAAATCAatggcagctgtttatcgttgtctctgattagggatcatatttaggtagccatttccccattgttaTTCGTGGGATCTTGTTTACGgatagttgcctgtgtgcacCAGTAGCTTCACTTTtcgtttgtgcttgtttgtgctTGTCTGTGCTTATtttgttttgctgagtttaggtttATAtgaaatatgtggaactctacgcacgctgcgccttggtctaatcattacgacgatcgtgacagaagatcccaccaacaacggaccaagcagcgtgcccgggAGATAATGGCATCCTGGTCTGTGGAGGAGATTAGGGAGAGAACATCCTGGACTTGGGACGACATTATAGCAGGAGAGAAgagcctgccatggaagcaggcggaAGCAGCGAAGGAGGGACATCGACGAAGTCGGGGAGGtaggccacagaaaccccaataATCTTTTTTGGGGGGAACCGAGGAGCAGTTGGCAGAACCGAGGAGTGAACCAGAGCTAGTCTGGTAGAAGAAGGAGAAttcggaggagagagaaatgggggagtTGTTGAGTTGGTGGAGGACGCACGGATTTGGAATAAGGGAACGTGTTGTCAGTTTGgtgccacctgagtcagctccccGTACTCGTCCTGAAACGTGTGTTAAagttccggaacaattgatgccggctatacacaccaggtctccagtgtaccttcacaacccagtgcgtcctgtgccaactCCTCGTACTCTCCCTCATGATCGCTTTCCCAGGCAGGTgtgtcctgttcctgctcctcgcactctccctcaagtgcgtGTCCCCAGTTAGGTCCGTCCTGTTCCTCTTCCCCGCACTCGCCCAGAGGTGCGTGttaccagcccggtaccaccagtgccagcaccacacaTCAGGtatccagtgcgcctccacagtccagagctttcggcgacggttcccagtccggaacctccaacgacggtccacggtccggaacctccaacgacggtccacggtccggaaccttctgagacggtccacggtctggaacctcctgagacggtccacattccggaacctcctgagacggtccacggtccggaaccttctgagacggtccacggtccggaacctcctgagacggtctacGGTTCGGAACCTCCTGCCTGGAACCTCCAGCGAGGGTCTGCGGTCCAGAGCCgccagcgacggtctgcagttCAGAGACTTCAGCAGGGGTTctcagtccagagcctcctgcgacgatctacggtccggttCCTTCTGTTGACGATCCACGGCCTGGAGCCTCCAGCGAACATCCACGGTCCGGTATCTCCAGCGACGACCCATGGTCCGGAGCTTCCGGACCACAGGGCATCGGGGGCAGTTCCAGTGCGGAGCGCACTGGAACTGCCCCCGATGCCCTGTGTCATCCAtcatagatgcccacccggaccctcccctattgagtcaggttttgcagtcggagtccgcacctttgggggggggggggtactgtcacgccctgaccatagtaagctgtttattctctgtgttggttggggcgtgatggTGACTTGGttgggtcatctaggtgaaatgtatttctatggtggcctgatatggttcccaatcagaggcagctgtttatcgttgtctctgattgaggatcatatttaggtagccatttccccattgttattcgtgggatcttgtctacggATAGGTGCCTGTGTGCACCAGTAGCTTCTCCTttcgtttgtttgttttgttttgatgaGTTTCAGTTTAtattaaatatgtggaactctatgcaCGCTGAGCCTTGGTCTAAtcattacgacgatcgtgacacagtGCCTTGATCCTCGCAGGGGGAGGGTGCCCGAGTATTTAAAataggggtgccaataattgtgaCCCATTTCTTTTTGAGAAAAAAGTATAATTTAAATAAAATCTAAAGTATTTCTTAGAGCAATTGTGTTAGTATAATATAATTTCCCCTTTGTTTGcataaaatgtattttgcatTATTTATTTTATGCAGTCTTTTTTGCTCTTATTAATCAAGGGGGCAAATAATTTGTATTCATCAAATATCCTCTGAAGACCCACATTGCAAAGACAAGTAGGATTAGTAGCCACACAAGTAGGCTACTCATCCATGGACAATTTATATCTCATTACTGGTCTCCATATTCATTTATACAGCAGGATGCTTACTGAGGAAATTCAGACTAAGTACCTTAGATCAAGGATACCATCTGGGACTGGAACCACTATCCTTTCCAACATGCCCATGAACTGCTGACTAAGGGGAAAATGTTTTGGAAACTCACACTTTTCAGGGATCAGAGAATGTATCCGATTATGTCTCCTAGCTATTATGGAACATTAAGCATCAAGAAAGAGCCTGAATGTTGGCAAGAATGAGTTCAGGGATGCCATTTAGGTCAGTGACAGATGGGAAAAGAGCTACATTATACACTTATACAATAGTGTACTGGACTCAGACAGCTACCTTACTCAGCAACATTATTTTGGGCTTTGGTTGGGATGACCTGCATATTGTAGGGGTAGATTCTCTGACTCAGGGATTTCCAACCTAGGGGGCGGGATCTTCCTTGATTTTCAATTAAAGATGTATATTTTAATATAGAGATTTTGTAGAGATTGTTTGAGATTGTTTATACCGATCTTAAACGCTGCATACATCCGAGATGCTTTAGGCTAAACACGCTGTAAAATGCCAGAGGAAGACATGACTCTTATGCACAGGGGAACATCTTGATTTCCATGACATTCAGAAGCTGAGTTAAGACCTTCTCAAGTCAAGGAGTCAAAGAAATTGGACTTGGTTAATCTTAATTTTTTTGGGtactttttacccccttttctccccaattggttaTTTTGTGAACttctcaaatgtaaaaaaaaaaggggcCCTGGGGGGaaaggtttgggaacccctgtTTTGACTATAACACTGACAATAGCCGATATCCAATGGGTGATCATTGATGCTCATCTGCATGAAGTTGATGTTCATTAGTAGTAATGTCATGCATATGCATGAGATGCGCAAATGAACACAAATGCTACTACTGTATTATGCACATACTTTTATGGCATGGCGGGAAAGTTCCATCCATCACCAACGCACAAACATGGCTATGTTGCCAGCATCTCACGCTATGGAGTAGCCTAAAGTCACATTTTGTATTCCAGGAGACAGAGAGCCCTACCCTTACTCCGTTCGGAAAAAAATGCTCCCTCATTGGCGCGCGCGCGGCAGTTGGACAGTGTCAAACTCCTGCACTTGCGATTTCGTGCATTCCTCTGAAGTGTTGGATGTCCGTCTGACCTGTCCTTACTCCTGAGATGAGGAATATTTCGGGGTACGGACGCACTAGCGACTAATACTGCCGACTTCAGACATATTTGAGAGTCCCATCACCAACACACAACATTTGTTGTAATGGATACACGAAGATTGAACAATTCAGAAGGTAGGCTATGTGCCCACATTGGTAGCCTGACTTATATTGCCCAATTTGGTAGCATACCATATTAGATAACGATTTTTTCCCCCTTATAGTTTCATTTGATCATAATGAGGCTATATGCCACTATCATATtataaaatataatatttatATGTAGCCTATTTTTTTTATGTTGTTACGGTATGTTGGTTTGGGATCAGCTCTCGTTTTTGTGCTTTTATTTTGCTCCTTCATCTTCTTCATTTAATCTTTGAATGCATTATGCCATTGCCAGAAGCAAAAATGGTAAGTAATAACCTCTACAATATAGGTTCTTGAGTTTAATGAGAAATATCAGGACCAACTCAAGCAAGACGATCCCAAGCTTTCACCATGGCACAGGTGGTGCAGGTGCTGCAATGTCTAGAATAGAAGGCATGCATGCCACAAATGTGAACTTTAAGTTAAAGTCCTAACACCTGTACGTccaatgtgtgcaaatgaaaaATAATTTAGGAAAAGTCAAGTAACACCCAGCACAAATATTTAATATATATCAACTGGAGTGACTGAGTGAACTGCATGTGTATGTTTGAGCAGTAGACAAAGTGATGAAGGGTGATGACCTTGTATGACCAATCTTTTTAGCATGAGTCATGTCAGTCACTTGTGGACACAATGTTTGCAGAGTATGGGGCACAGTATGACCATTGATGTTATGCCACAGAGCGGCTTGGATTGACTTCCAAAATGAAAATCGAACTCAGCTCAGCTGCTGCCTTGACCAAGTAGTTGAAAAGCAATAGTGTAAGCCACACTATGTAATGGCAGGTATTTCTACTCAACAAAGTGGTTAAACTTGAAGAGCTACTAGCTGAAATTACATAGTTATGACACCATTCAATTATTTGAAGAACACTTGATTGCACAGGGCAGATATAAATTCTTTATTTGAAAGGGAAAGTGGCATATGCACAAGaaacctgtcacgacttccgccgaagttggtccctctccttgttcggacggcgttcggcggtcgaagtcaccgaccttctagccattgcCGATCCACTTTCAATTTTCCAATGATTTTGTCTTGTcatccatcacacctggttccagttccatcaattacatgttgtgtatttaaccctctgttctccccccatgtccttgtcagtaATTGTTTCTTGTAGTGCTTGTGCCCGGTATGCTGGTATTTCACAGGTTTTGTTTgacatatttattattattattctgttGACGGTGGTTTATGGTTATTAAACTCAACCGTTGTAAATCCGTTtccgctctcctgcgcctgacttctctgccgctaGTAGCATCGCATTACAAAACCATTTGAATATTGTTCATATTAGGCTTCCTTTGCTCAATGGATACACACATCAGGCTAGACGTGTTTGTCAATTGTCTTTTCATAATTGTTGTTTTTGTATCAACAGTTGAAACCTTTGGAAGTGTCACTCTGACTGAAATGTGTTATTTTTAACATGGTTTTTAAAGCCCTGTATGCAAAACAGCCATCTACTCCTGCTCCTTAGTACGTAATAATACAATTGTGTGTGCTCCCCATACTCCTAAATTGAGTTTAGGGCAAAATTGTTACATTCAGGGCTTTATGCTGAGTATTGACATTGATGTCATGGGTCTGCAATGAGTTAGGATGCTGAGCATAACTGCCTCCAATATGACTGAATATTTGGCTCACTGATTTACTTGGCTCAAAGATTCCCTGATCAGTTCTGCCACCGTGTGGAAAAAGGTCTGAGTGATCTACTCATCGAGAAGAAGTGACATTTTGAGTACAAATAACTTAAACATGTATCTTATTCAATTTACTGTGTTATACATAACTTACTCAAATCAATGTTTTTTcagacaaaaaataataataaataataaaccccaaatattttttttccccTTCACAGTTGGCTCCAAATAAGGGAAAGCATGGaagtaagagagagaaaaggatctGCATTGGACTAGGGACACAGCCAAATGTATCCTAATGAGAGAAAGAGGAATATATGATGGATAGTTTTAGAGCTTAAAAGTTTAAACAAACTGCATGTCAGAAACTGCAGGCTGCTTTTAAATGAAACCAGAGAATGATATGGTGCTGGTTGTGACCCTCCTCAGCATTGTGACCCTGATCACTGCCTTACTGAACATTTCAGTCATACTTGCGATCATGAACACCAAAAAACTCCACATGCCCGCCAACTACCTGATCTGTTCTTTGGCTGTCACAGACTTCCTGGTGGCCATCTTGGTGATGCCCCTAAGCGTCCTCTACATCGCCACAAAGAGGTGGATGTTGGGATGTGTAGTCTGTGAGGCGTGGCTGAGCGTGGACATGATCTGCTGCACCTGCTCCATCCTGCATCTATGTGCCATCGCCCTGGACCGCCACTGGGCCATCACCAACGCCCTGCAGTACGCCTGCAAGAGATCCCCGCGCCGCGCTGCCATCATGGTCACCATCGTGTGGACCATCTCCATCCTCATCTCAGTGCCGCCTCTGTTCTGGAGGCACAGCGGGGATGACAACTTTGGTAACTACACCAAGTGTATCATCGAGCATGACCACATTGGCTACACCATCTACTCCACCTTCGGGGCCTTCTACATCCCCATGGCCCTCATTCTCATCTTCTACTACAGGATCTTCATTGCTGCCCGGACCTTGTACCACAAACGGAGCTCCTCTGGGAGCCTGTGTAAGAGGAGAGCTAGCAGCCACAAATGCCTCAGTAGCTGCCGCATCGCACCAACGTCTCTCTGTGCGTCTGAGCTGTCTACCTCGGATCCCGTGCTAAACACAGAGCTGAATAGAGTCAACGATCCCACCGGCCCAAGCCAGGTAGCGGGGAACTGGGGGACTTGTGATGAGAggacccagatctgtgcctccagAGAGAGGAAGGCTGCCCGCACACTGGGCCTCATCCTGGGGGCTTTTACCCTATGCTGGCTGCCTTTCTTTGTTAAAGAGTTGCTGGTGGGCATCCAGGTGTTTCATGCCTCAGCACAGGTGTCGGACTTCCTCACGTGGCTGGGATATGTTAACTCACTCATCAACCCCCT encodes the following:
- the LOC109904497 gene encoding 5-hydroxytryptamine receptor 1E-like; its protein translation is MKPENDMVLVVTLLSIVTLITALLNISVILAIMNTKKLHMPANYLICSLAVTDFLVAILVMPLSVLYIATKRWMLGCVVCEAWLSVDMICCTCSILHLCAIALDRHWAITNALQYACKRSPRRAAIMVTIVWTISILISVPPLFWRHSGDDNFGNYTKCIIEHDHIGYTIYSTFGAFYIPMALILIFYYRIFIAARTLYHKRSSSGSLCKRRASSHKCLSSCRIAPTSLCASELSTSDPVLNTELNRVNDPTGPSQVAGNWGTCDERTQICASRERKAARTLGLILGAFTLCWLPFFVKELLVGIQVFHASAQVSDFLTWLGYVNSLINPLLYTSFNEDFKKAFKKLLRCNKRK